From a single Plutella xylostella chromosome 5, ilPluXylo3.1, whole genome shotgun sequence genomic region:
- the LOC105385480 gene encoding ras-related protein Rab-32 isoform X3: MTFEEAADECYLSVCECCGFSSETAVLFPSQAAPSGERREHLYKILVIGELGTGKTSIIKRYVHQFFSQHYRATIGVDFALKVLNWDANTIIRLQLWDIAGQERFGNMTRVYYKEAVGAFIVFDVSRQATFDAVVKWKNDLDGKVQLPDGSPIPCILLANKCDQQKEGIVNQPAKMDEYCKEKGFAGWFETSAKENINIEEAARSLVNKILLNDKLLQSNDGKDGEKFSLDHKIANGENSRANGSKSCAC; the protein is encoded by the exons ATGACCTTCGAGGAGGCGGCGGACGAGTGCTACCTGAGCGTGTGCGAGTGCTGCGGCTTCAGCAGCGAGACGGCCGTGCTGTTCCCA AGCCAAGCGGCGCCCAGCGGCGAGCGTCGGGAGCACCTGTACAAGATCCTGGTCATCGGCGAGCTGGGCACCGGCAAGACCTCCATCATCAAGCGATATGTGCACCAGTTCTTCAGCCAACACTACCGTGCCACTATAGGAGTGGACTTCGCGCTTAAAGTGCTCAATTGGGATGCTAACACGATTATACGGCTGCAGCTATGGGATATTGCTG GCCAGGAGCGGTTCGGCAACATGACCCGCGTGTACTACAAGGAGGCGGTGGGCGCGTTCATCGTATTCGACGTCTCCCGCCAGGCCACCTTCGACGCCGTGGTCAAGTGGAAGAACGACCTGGATGGGAAGGTGCAGCTGCCCGACGGCTCGCCTATTCCGTGCATATTGTTGGCTAATAAG TGTGACCAACAAAAAGAAGGCATAGTCAACCAGCCAGCCAAGATGGACGAGTATTGCAAAGAAAAGGGATTCGCGGGGTGGTTTGAGACTTCGGCCAAAGAGAATATCAACATCGAAGAAGCTGCACGTTCATTAGTTAATAAG ATCCTTCTCAACGATAAACTCCTTCAAAGTAATGATGGCAAGGATGGAGAGAAATTCTCATTGGACCACAAGATAGCCAATGGCGAGAACAGCAGAGCCAAC
- the LOC105385478 gene encoding mitochondrial-processing peptidase subunit beta, producing MLKVASALRVLSKPGNQVRPLATAVGYKQALVNVPPTQVTVLDNGIRVASEDSGSPTATVGLWIDAGSRYENSKNNGVAHFLEHMAFKGTSKRSQTDLELLVENMGAHLNAYTSREQTVFYAKCLANDVNVAVEILADIIQNSSLAEPEIERERGVILREMQDVESNLQEVVFDHLHATAFQGTPLGQTILGPTKNIKKISKADLQQYIKTHYQPARIVLSGAGGVEHQKLVDLASKHFSGLKNTITDAPGVTPCRFTGSEIRVRDDSMPLAHIAIAVEGAGWTDADNIPLMVANTLIGAWDRSQGGGANNASYLARAASEAGLCHSFQSFNTCYKDTGLWGIYFVAEPLQIDDMLYNVQKEWMKLCISVTEGEVERAKNLLKTNMLLQLDGTTPVCEDIGRQMLCYNRRIPIHELDARINAVSVQNVRDVCYKYLYDKCPAVAAVGPCEGLPEYTRIRSAMYWLRA from the coding sequence ATGCTGAAAGTAGCGTCTGCATTGAGAGTGCTCTCAAAACCCGGAAATCAGGTACGACCCTTGGCTACAGCTGTCGGTTATAAACAGGCCCTCGTGAATGTTCCTCCGACACAAGTCACAGTGCTTGACAATGGCATTAGAGTTGCCTCTGAAGACTCTGGCTCCCCTACCGCTACCGTAGGACTATGGATCGACGCGGGATCGCGGTACGAAAACTCCAAGAACAATGGTGTGGCGCATTTCCTCGAGCATATGGCCTTCAAAGGCACCAGCAAGCGGTCACAGACTGACTTGGAACTTCTCGTTGAAAACATGGGCGCACACCTCAATGCGTACACCTCCCGGGAGCAGACCGTGTTCTACGCTAAATGCCTCGCCAACGACGTCAACGTCGCCGTTGAAATTCTTGCTGACATCATCCAAAACTCTTCCCTCGCCGAACCCGAAATCGAACGCGAACGAGGCGTGATCCTGCGCGAAATGCAGGACGTGGAGagcaacctgcaggaggtggTGTTCGACCACCTGCACGCCACCGCCTTCCAGGGCACGCCCCTCGGCCAGACCATCCTGGGACCCACCAAGAACATCAAGAAGATCTCCAAGGCTGACCTCCAGCAGTACATCAAGACCCACTACCAGCCCGCCCGCATTGTGCTCTCCGGTGCTGGTGGTGTTGAACACCAGAAGTTGGTTGACTTGGCTTCAAAGCACTTCAGTGGATTAAAGAACACCATCACTGATGCCCCTGGTGTTACACCTTGCCGCTTCACTGGGTCGGAGATCCGTGTGCGTGATGACTCCATGCCCCTGGCTCACATTGCCATCGCTGTTGAAGGAGCTGGATGGACCGACGCTGATAACATTCCCCTAATGGTTGCCAACACACTCATTGGTGCTTGGGACCGCTCCCAGGGAGGTGGTGCCAACAATGCCTCCTACCTCGCCCGTGCTGCCTCCGAGGCTGGCCTGTGCCACAGCTTCCAGTCATTCAACACCTGCTACAAGGACACTGGTCTGTGGGGTATCTACTTTGTGGCCGAGCCCCTGCAGATCGACGACATGCTTTACAATGTACAGAAGGAGTGGATGAAGCTCTGCATTTCCGTCACTGAGGGTGAGGTGGAGAGGGCAAAGAACCTGCTGAAGACCAACATGCTGCTGCAGCTGGACGGCACCACGCCCGTGTGCGAGGACATCGGCCGCCAGATGCTGTGCTACAACAGACGCATTCCCATCCACGAGCTTGACGCCCGCATCAACGCTGTCTCAGTACAGAATGTCCGCGATGTCTGCTACAAGTACCTCTATGACAAGTGCCCGGCCGTGGCTGCCGTCGGACCCTGCGAAGGCCTGCCCGAGTACACCAGAATCCGATCTGCCATGTACTGGCTCCGTGCTTAA
- the LOC105385480 gene encoding ras-related protein Rab-32 isoform X2 — protein MIDKLSKQSVHEYLLKREDLCVKKEKRARYVMATRNGRAVLQQSQAAPSGERREHLYKILVIGELGTGKTSIIKRYVHQFFSQHYRATIGVDFALKVLNWDANTIIRLQLWDIAGQERFGNMTRVYYKEAVGAFIVFDVSRQATFDAVVKWKNDLDGKVQLPDGSPIPCILLANKCDQQKEGIVNQPAKMDEYCKEKGFAGWFETSAKENINIEEAARSLVNKILLNDKLLQSNDGKDGEKFSLDHKIANGENSRANGSKSCAC, from the exons ATGATAGATAAACTAAGCAAACAGTCGGTCCACGAATATCTGCTGAAGCGAGAAGACCTGTGTGTCAAGAAGGAGAAGAGGGCTCGCTACGTGATGGCCACCAGGAACGGCAGGGCGGTGCTTCAACAG AGCCAAGCGGCGCCCAGCGGCGAGCGTCGGGAGCACCTGTACAAGATCCTGGTCATCGGCGAGCTGGGCACCGGCAAGACCTCCATCATCAAGCGATATGTGCACCAGTTCTTCAGCCAACACTACCGTGCCACTATAGGAGTGGACTTCGCGCTTAAAGTGCTCAATTGGGATGCTAACACGATTATACGGCTGCAGCTATGGGATATTGCTG GCCAGGAGCGGTTCGGCAACATGACCCGCGTGTACTACAAGGAGGCGGTGGGCGCGTTCATCGTATTCGACGTCTCCCGCCAGGCCACCTTCGACGCCGTGGTCAAGTGGAAGAACGACCTGGATGGGAAGGTGCAGCTGCCCGACGGCTCGCCTATTCCGTGCATATTGTTGGCTAATAAG TGTGACCAACAAAAAGAAGGCATAGTCAACCAGCCAGCCAAGATGGACGAGTATTGCAAAGAAAAGGGATTCGCGGGGTGGTTTGAGACTTCGGCCAAAGAGAATATCAACATCGAAGAAGCTGCACGTTCATTAGTTAATAAG ATCCTTCTCAACGATAAACTCCTTCAAAGTAATGATGGCAAGGATGGAGAGAAATTCTCATTGGACCACAAGATAGCCAATGGCGAGAACAGCAGAGCCAAC
- the LOC105385480 gene encoding ras-related protein Rab-32 isoform X4, which produces MYAEEAIEADPSALYAESQAAPSGERREHLYKILVIGELGTGKTSIIKRYVHQFFSQHYRATIGVDFALKVLNWDANTIIRLQLWDIAGQERFGNMTRVYYKEAVGAFIVFDVSRQATFDAVVKWKNDLDGKVQLPDGSPIPCILLANKCDQQKEGIVNQPAKMDEYCKEKGFAGWFETSAKENINIEEAARSLVNKILLNDKLLQSNDGKDGEKFSLDHKIANGENSRANGSKSCAC; this is translated from the exons ATGTATGCAGAAGAAGCTATAGAGGCAGATCCCAGTGCACTGTATGCAGAG AGCCAAGCGGCGCCCAGCGGCGAGCGTCGGGAGCACCTGTACAAGATCCTGGTCATCGGCGAGCTGGGCACCGGCAAGACCTCCATCATCAAGCGATATGTGCACCAGTTCTTCAGCCAACACTACCGTGCCACTATAGGAGTGGACTTCGCGCTTAAAGTGCTCAATTGGGATGCTAACACGATTATACGGCTGCAGCTATGGGATATTGCTG GCCAGGAGCGGTTCGGCAACATGACCCGCGTGTACTACAAGGAGGCGGTGGGCGCGTTCATCGTATTCGACGTCTCCCGCCAGGCCACCTTCGACGCCGTGGTCAAGTGGAAGAACGACCTGGATGGGAAGGTGCAGCTGCCCGACGGCTCGCCTATTCCGTGCATATTGTTGGCTAATAAG TGTGACCAACAAAAAGAAGGCATAGTCAACCAGCCAGCCAAGATGGACGAGTATTGCAAAGAAAAGGGATTCGCGGGGTGGTTTGAGACTTCGGCCAAAGAGAATATCAACATCGAAGAAGCTGCACGTTCATTAGTTAATAAG ATCCTTCTCAACGATAAACTCCTTCAAAGTAATGATGGCAAGGATGGAGAGAAATTCTCATTGGACCACAAGATAGCCAATGGCGAGAACAGCAGAGCCAAC
- the LOC105385480 gene encoding ras-related protein Rab-32 isoform X6, with the protein MPRSQAAPSGERREHLYKILVIGELGTGKTSIIKRYVHQFFSQHYRATIGVDFALKVLNWDANTIIRLQLWDIAGQERFGNMTRVYYKEAVGAFIVFDVSRQATFDAVVKWKNDLDGKVQLPDGSPIPCILLANKCDQQKEGIVNQPAKMDEYCKEKGFAGWFETSAKENINIEEAARSLVNKILLNDKLLQSNDGKDGEKFSLDHKIANGENSRANGSKSCAC; encoded by the exons ATGCCTCGA AGCCAAGCGGCGCCCAGCGGCGAGCGTCGGGAGCACCTGTACAAGATCCTGGTCATCGGCGAGCTGGGCACCGGCAAGACCTCCATCATCAAGCGATATGTGCACCAGTTCTTCAGCCAACACTACCGTGCCACTATAGGAGTGGACTTCGCGCTTAAAGTGCTCAATTGGGATGCTAACACGATTATACGGCTGCAGCTATGGGATATTGCTG GCCAGGAGCGGTTCGGCAACATGACCCGCGTGTACTACAAGGAGGCGGTGGGCGCGTTCATCGTATTCGACGTCTCCCGCCAGGCCACCTTCGACGCCGTGGTCAAGTGGAAGAACGACCTGGATGGGAAGGTGCAGCTGCCCGACGGCTCGCCTATTCCGTGCATATTGTTGGCTAATAAG TGTGACCAACAAAAAGAAGGCATAGTCAACCAGCCAGCCAAGATGGACGAGTATTGCAAAGAAAAGGGATTCGCGGGGTGGTTTGAGACTTCGGCCAAAGAGAATATCAACATCGAAGAAGCTGCACGTTCATTAGTTAATAAG ATCCTTCTCAACGATAAACTCCTTCAAAGTAATGATGGCAAGGATGGAGAGAAATTCTCATTGGACCACAAGATAGCCAATGGCGAGAACAGCAGAGCCAAC
- the LOC105385479 gene encoding mitochondrial folate transporter/carrier, with translation MKNSNTPSNKLALLNHIKYEHLVAGISGGVTSTLILHPLDLIKIRFAVNDGRTTTVPRYDGLGSAFATIVRKEGVKGLYRGVTPNVWGSGSAWGFYFLFYNAIKTWIQGGNARTPLGPGLHMLAAAEAGVLSLVMTNPIWVVKTRLCLQYSDEHLVDNRRYKGMVDGLTKIYKTEGIRGLYRGFVPGMFGVSHGALQFMTYEEMKNRYNQYRNLPIDIKLTTMEYLTFAAISKLIAAGATYPYQVVRARLQDQHRSYDGAWHCVQETWRHEGWRGFYKGLKPNVVRVVPATMITFLTYENVSHYMLNRNKEIKLPS, from the exons ATGAAAAACAGCAATACCCCTTCAAATAAGCTTGCTCTGCTTAACCATATCAAATACGAGCACCTGGTAGCTGGTATATCAGGTGGCGTGACGTCTACCTTGATACTACACCCTTTGGATCTCATCAAAATCAGATTTGCAG TGAATGATGGCCGGACCACCACTGTTCCTCGTTATGATGGGCTTGGAAGTGCCTTTGCTACAATAGTAAGAAAAGAAGGTGTCAAGGGATTGTACCGAGGAGTTACCCCAAATGTATGGGGCTCTGGTTCAGCATGGGGTTTCTATTTTCTATT CTACAACgcaataaagacatggatccAAGGCGGCAATGCACGGACACCGCTCGGGCCTGGCCTGCACATGCTGGCTGCAGCTGAAGCTGGAGTCCTCTCTCTGGTGATGACCAACCCCATCTGGGTGGTGAAGACGCGGCTCTGCCTGCAGTACAGTGACGAACACCTGGTGGACAACCGCCGGTACAAGGGCATGGTGGATGGACTCACAAAGATCTACAAGACTGAGGGCATCCGTGGCCTGTACAGG GGTTTCGTCCCGGGCATGTTCGGCGTGTCTCACGGCGCGCTGCAGTTCATGACCTACGAGGAGATGAAGAACAGATACAACCAGTACCGGAACCTGCCCATCGACATCAAGCTG ACGACAATGGAATACCTGACCTTCGCGGCGATTTCCAAACTGATCGCCGCTGGCGCTACCTACCCGTACCAGGTGGTGCGAGCTCGCTTGCAGGACCAACACCGCAGCTACGACGGCGCCTGGCACTGTGTGCAAGAGACCTGGAG ACATGAAGGCTGGCGGGGCTTCTACAAGGGTCTCAAACCGAACGTGGTCCGCGTGGTGCCCGCTACAATGATCACATTCTTGACCTACGAGAATGTGTCGCATTACATGCTGAACAGAAACAAAGAGATTAAACTCCCCTCCTAA
- the LOC105385480 gene encoding ras-related protein Rab-32 isoform X5, which translates to MAPKPRPNTTNGSQAAPSGERREHLYKILVIGELGTGKTSIIKRYVHQFFSQHYRATIGVDFALKVLNWDANTIIRLQLWDIAGQERFGNMTRVYYKEAVGAFIVFDVSRQATFDAVVKWKNDLDGKVQLPDGSPIPCILLANKCDQQKEGIVNQPAKMDEYCKEKGFAGWFETSAKENINIEEAARSLVNKILLNDKLLQSNDGKDGEKFSLDHKIANGENSRANGSKSCAC; encoded by the exons ATGGCGCCGAAACCCAGACCTAATACGACCAATGGA AGCCAAGCGGCGCCCAGCGGCGAGCGTCGGGAGCACCTGTACAAGATCCTGGTCATCGGCGAGCTGGGCACCGGCAAGACCTCCATCATCAAGCGATATGTGCACCAGTTCTTCAGCCAACACTACCGTGCCACTATAGGAGTGGACTTCGCGCTTAAAGTGCTCAATTGGGATGCTAACACGATTATACGGCTGCAGCTATGGGATATTGCTG GCCAGGAGCGGTTCGGCAACATGACCCGCGTGTACTACAAGGAGGCGGTGGGCGCGTTCATCGTATTCGACGTCTCCCGCCAGGCCACCTTCGACGCCGTGGTCAAGTGGAAGAACGACCTGGATGGGAAGGTGCAGCTGCCCGACGGCTCGCCTATTCCGTGCATATTGTTGGCTAATAAG TGTGACCAACAAAAAGAAGGCATAGTCAACCAGCCAGCCAAGATGGACGAGTATTGCAAAGAAAAGGGATTCGCGGGGTGGTTTGAGACTTCGGCCAAAGAGAATATCAACATCGAAGAAGCTGCACGTTCATTAGTTAATAAG ATCCTTCTCAACGATAAACTCCTTCAAAGTAATGATGGCAAGGATGGAGAGAAATTCTCATTGGACCACAAGATAGCCAATGGCGAGAACAGCAGAGCCAAC
- the LOC105385480 gene encoding EF-hand calcium-binding domain-containing protein 4B isoform X1: MRDASPPAPPPRSPAPSRLRRTLHTLRSPFRSGSPFHIASIKRSGSTKSSASDGDSARDENTMRKKNKKQRAEPDASGAATAAAAAAGSVPRSADHSPREGKKKEGFVRRLGSMTRRKDSPSSTPPPEPGPSRAAAPAPETTPSPEPAPAPAPAPTPAPDPAPAPAPEPTPPANIEIPKPLGPLKGPESPTSPIAVEHPVATRPFTKAAWKRKSSEVEMEKPVEEPSPENALRRRIAFVTQASACFSEDHDDGEGEGSPPGAGGEVGSLQEAVALARVRLAAHSPSSQQSQQSAPGDTDDTEEEGFADAMPPAPYGALMEAEGAAAAPSESQAAPSGERREHLYKILVIGELGTGKTSIIKRYVHQFFSQHYRATIGVDFALKVLNWDANTIIRLQLWDIAGQERFGNMTRVYYKEAVGAFIVFDVSRQATFDAVVKWKNDLDGKVQLPDGSPIPCILLANKCDQQKEGIVNQPAKMDEYCKEKGFAGWFETSAKENINIEEAARSLVNKILLNDKLLQSNDGKDGEKFSLDHKIANGENSRANGSKSCAC, from the exons ATGCGGGACGCGTCCCCCCCGGCCCCGCCGCCCCGCAGCCCCGCGCCCTCCCGCCTGCGCCGCACGCTGCACACGCTCCGCTCGCCGTTCCGCTCCGGCTCGCCCTTCCACATAGCGTCGATCAAGCGCTCCGGCTCGACTAAGTCTTCCGCCTCAGACGGCGACTCCGCGCGCGACGAGAACACCATGcgtaagaaaaacaaaaaacaacgcGCTGAGCCCGACGCGAGcggcgccgccaccgccgccgccgccgccgcgggcaGCGTGCCGCGCAGCGCCGACCACTCCCCGCGCGAGGGGAAGAAGAAGGAGGGCTTCGTGCGCCGCCTGGGCAGCATGACGCGCCGCAAGGACAGCCCGTCGTCCACGCCGCCGCCCGAGCCGGGCCccagccgcgccgccgcgcccgcgcccgagACCACGCCGTCCCCCGAGCCCGCGCCGGCCCCAGCCCCGGCCCCCACCCCCGCCCCCGACCCGGCCCCGGCCCCGGCCCCGGAGCCCACTCCGCCCGCCAACATAGAAATCCCGAAGCCGCTGGGCCCGCTGAAGGGCCCCGAGTCCCCGACCAGCCCCATCGCCGTGGAGCACCCGGTGGCCACGCGCCCCTTCACCAAGGCGGCGTGGAAGCGCAAGAGCTCCGAGGTCGAGATGGAGAAGCCGGTGGAGGAGCCGAGCCCCGAGAATGCACTGCGCCGGCGCATCGCGTTCGTGACGCAAGCGTCGGCGTGCTTCTCGGAGGACCACGACGACGGGGAGGGGGAGGGCTCGCcgccgggcgcgggcggcgagGTGGGCTCGCTGCAGGAGGCCGTGGCGCTGGCGCGGGTGCGGCTGGCGGCTCACTCGCCCTCGTCGCAGCAGTCGCAGCAGTCGGCGCCGGGAGACACGGACGACACGGAGGAGGAGGGGTTCGCGGACGCGATGCCGCCCGCGCCCTACGGCGCGCTCATGGAGGCGGAGGGCGCGGCCGCGGCGCCGAGCGAG AGCCAAGCGGCGCCCAGCGGCGAGCGTCGGGAGCACCTGTACAAGATCCTGGTCATCGGCGAGCTGGGCACCGGCAAGACCTCCATCATCAAGCGATATGTGCACCAGTTCTTCAGCCAACACTACCGTGCCACTATAGGAGTGGACTTCGCGCTTAAAGTGCTCAATTGGGATGCTAACACGATTATACGGCTGCAGCTATGGGATATTGCTG GCCAGGAGCGGTTCGGCAACATGACCCGCGTGTACTACAAGGAGGCGGTGGGCGCGTTCATCGTATTCGACGTCTCCCGCCAGGCCACCTTCGACGCCGTGGTCAAGTGGAAGAACGACCTGGATGGGAAGGTGCAGCTGCCCGACGGCTCGCCTATTCCGTGCATATTGTTGGCTAATAAG TGTGACCAACAAAAAGAAGGCATAGTCAACCAGCCAGCCAAGATGGACGAGTATTGCAAAGAAAAGGGATTCGCGGGGTGGTTTGAGACTTCGGCCAAAGAGAATATCAACATCGAAGAAGCTGCACGTTCATTAGTTAATAAG ATCCTTCTCAACGATAAACTCCTTCAAAGTAATGATGGCAAGGATGGAGAGAAATTCTCATTGGACCACAAGATAGCCAATGGCGAGAACAGCAGAGCCAAC